AACGGATTCTCCAGTCTCCGTCCTCCATAGCGCGCGATTAAGGCTCGCTTGAGCTTCTCCCATGATAGTTCATCCTCTGTCTCCATGAGCAGATTGAACCAATGGATGGTAGATCCCTCCATACTCAAACGTGCGAGCTTCACCCGAAGTTCATCGGGAGTTCCTTGCACATCAAAATAGATCTCAGCTCTCGTGATCCAGGCCACTGGATCATCTCCTTCGAACACCGGTAACTTCACCTTCTTTCCGGCGAGGCGCGATTCACCCGGACTGGAAACGGTCGCCGAGGTCTCCTCTTCGTGATCAGCCTTCTTCCCTATCTGCTTGCTCAGCTCAGTCAAAACTAAGCTCTGTTGCTGCAGTTGGAGCGCCAGTTCGTGCAACGTATCGGTTACAGTACCCATCTGAGTCTCTAGAGCTTCCATGCGATCAACCATCTTGGGTGGCATCTACTAGCACTGGTTCCAGAGATGCGTGTggatccggcaggtcggaccaattgaTGGAGATTTTTAGAGAACAGTAGAGAATAACAAGGATTTAAGAAGGAATTTAACTGGAATTGTATTGATCAGTAGAACAATtacagagaatgaaaagaaaaggtattGTTAGAGCTAGCTAACAACCCAAGAAGTGCTAACGACTTCCCCTCAACAAGAAAGATACTCTCTCTCCTCAAACAGAAAAACTGATCATGAATGGAATCCTCCCCTCACTCTATTATTCTCTTATATAACTAACTCTGCCAGCTCActcctttcttccctttttCCTCACGTAAACCTTCCACACTTTGGGCTTTCCCAATCCCAAATTAACATTCAGGTCTCTATCAAAAAGTCTTCCATTGAAGTTGCAAATGAAGGTAAATATGTTTTTTCCCCACATATCTTGAGCTATTTAACTATGTATAGACAAAAAAGATAAATTTAAGAGTACATGGACCCTGGTGATGAGAAACACAGTTCTGGGTCCATTAAACTTTTCTCTGGTGAAACGCTCATGAAATCTAGAATTATTctagataaataaaaaacttaactATAAATATAAACAGATCCAGATTACCAATTAAGTTCTTCAATAGGAAATACAGACAAATTAACAGTTGCACAGCTTAcactcaatttttatcaaagACCAATGCAAAAACCCTGATAAGAAGCCAGAGATTTTTAACAAGGAGAAGTCTATTACCAATTAAGCAAACATGTTTCATTAACTccatatttctttacaaatctatAAATAATATTCTTGGTTTCACAATTTTCAGAAAATGCAATGCACGTTTACTCAGAAGCTAAGACTTATAGCTGCTTCTTACCAGAAGTGATCCTAGAGCATTTTACCGTGGAACCAAACATGCTCGATGTGCCCCAATCTCCTATGTTGGGGCAGATAACTACTAATCAAGTTATCGCATTCAGAAGATAGACAACAAAAATCACAAAAGAAGAGTATTGTAATACATAATTCAGAAGATTGGATACCAGCACTCATCTACCCTCAGACTTAACCAACTGTGAGAATACCCTGCTCATGGAAACACCAGAGAGATCATCCACAGTTGAACCTTCAAATTGCACAGCAGAAGAAGCACTCGCATCGTGGTCGAAATTGTTGACCTGTGGTGAGAGTTCACCAATCATATTGGTGCTGTTCTCTTCAGGATCACCTTGAACCACAGCCTCTTGGAGTTGGAGAGCATACTCCAAATTCCACAACACATCCCCCATAGAAGGCCTGTCAACACCATAGTCGGCCAAGCATTTTTCCGCAGTTTCTCCAAACTTCCTAAGAGAATCCGGTCGGACTTTTCCGGCGAGTGTCGGATCTATGATTTGCTCCAACTGCCCTTTTTTCTGCCATTTCATCGCCCATTCTGCAAGGTTCACCATTTCCCTAGGAAGGGAAGGATCTATGACAGGTCTTGCACAAAGAACTTCAAACAGAACGACCCCGAACGAATACACGTCTGACTTTTCTGTTAGTTGTTGCCTCCTGAAATACTCTGGATCAAGGTACCCGAAACTCCCTTTCACAGCTGTGCTCACATGTGTCTGATCGAGTTCAGGTCCGGTCTTCGATAATCCAAAATCAGCAACCTTGGCCATTAGGTTATCATCAAGTAGGATATTTGCAGACTTCACGTCACGGTGAATAACCGCTTTAGCATAGCCAGTGTGTAGGTAATGAAGTCCTCTAGCAGATCCAATGCATATGTCAAGTCTCTCCTTCCAACTTAAGCTCGGGAAACCTGAACCGTATAGATGACTCTTCAGTGTTCCCTGCTCCATATATTCATATATCAAGATCATTTCATTCTTTTCATCACAATAACCAATCAAAGATACCAGATGGCGATGACGGAACTGAGACAGCATTTCAATCTCAGTTCGGAATTCTGCAAACCCCTGCTGGGACTTTGGATTGCCCCTCTTGACAGCCACTTTTGTGCCATCGCTTAGTTCTCCCTTGTATACTTTCCCAAAACCACCTACCCCAATAACCCAATTCTCATCAAAATTGTTTGTAGCCTCCCAAACTGCAGCAAAAGGGACACGATACTCGAAGTTTGAAGCAGCGCTTATTGTAGTTCCATTGGAATATTTACTTCCCATCGTGTGGGAAATTCCATCGTTGATGGACAAAGGAATCCATGTCTTTGACTGCGCTTGTCTTGCCAACTTTCTTCTTCTGCAGCATAGTACAAAGAAAACACCAGCCAATACCACTGCACCAAGTAGCCCGAGACTCACACCGACTATCACACCAACTTTACTAGAACTCGAACCAGAGGTTATAACCCCCGCCCCTGCCGCTGCGCTGAGGCTCCCGGCAGAATTGTTCATTTTCATTATCTCCAGCCCATTCAAAATGGCATTATGGTTGTTATTATTTGCATCAGATGGACCAACGCTCACACGGAGTGTATTGCTGACAGCCAAGGCTGTTACCACAT
This portion of the Lotus japonicus ecotype B-129 chromosome 3, LjGifu_v1.2 genome encodes:
- the LOC130743333 gene encoding receptor-like protein kinase HERK 1 gives rise to the protein MMVDLRKVGFFFCVFYILPLACFSATFVPVDNYLIDCGATSSTPVGNLNFSADSFSKKLLSTQEDILASTSSKSVNSSSDESPLYQTARIFTGSSKYTFQINQKGRHWIRLYFFPFTYEKYNLNAASFSVATQNHVLLGGFTAQKNPVMKEFSVNVTTDTLVLTFTPSENSTAFVNAIEVVSVPDELIADDAFQLETLATYTGLVTQAVETVWRVNMGGPAVSSGDDPLRRTWIPDQSFLRIPNLVLDVSNIDAVKYEDGGPTQNIAPPTVYGTAAQMNTSSDPRSNFNITWQFDVVPGFQYLVRLHFCDVVSKGLNQLYFNAYVDSLAAANLDLSILSDNVLGAPYYKDVVTALAVSNTLRVSVGPSDANNNNHNAILNGLEIMKMNNSAGSLSAAAGAGVITSGSSSSKVGVIVGVSLGLLGAVVLAGVFFVLCCRRRKLARQAQSKTWIPLSINDGISHTMGSKYSNGTTISAASNFEYRVPFAAVWEATNNFDENWVIGVGGFGKVYKGELSDGTKVAVKRGNPKSQQGFAEFRTEIEMLSQFRHRHLVSLIGYCDEKNEMILIYEYMEQGTLKSHLYGSGFPSLSWKERLDICIGSARGLHYLHTGYAKAVIHRDVKSANILLDDNLMAKVADFGLSKTGPELDQTHVSTAVKGSFGYLDPEYFRRQQLTEKSDVYSFGVVLFEVLCARPVIDPSLPREMVNLAEWAMKWQKKGQLEQIIDPTLAGKVRPDSLRKFGETAEKCLADYGVDRPSMGDVLWNLEYALQLQEAVVQGDPEENSTNMIGELSPQVNNFDHDASASSAVQFEGSTVDDLSGVSMSRVFSQLVKSEGR